The stretch of DNA GACGATCGACTCGGTGGTGGCGCTGCCGGCGCCGTACCGCACGCCGCGCATGAGGTTGCCCGTCGTGATGCCGGTGGCGACGAAGAAGCAGTCGTCGGCGGTGACGAGGTCCTCGGTGGACAGGATCCGGTCGAGGTCGTGGCCCGCGTCGATCGCGCGCTGGCGCTCCTCGTCGTCCACGGGAGTGAGGCGGCCCTGGATGACGCCGCCGAGGCACTTCATCGCGACCGCGGTGATGATGCCCTCGGGCGTTCCACCGATGCCCAGCAGCAGGTCGACGCCGGAGTCGGGGCGGGCCGCGGTGATGCCGCCGGCGATGTCGCCGTCGGCGATGAACTTGATGCGGGCGCCGGTCTCGCGGATCTCGTGGACGAGTGCGTCGTGGCGGGGGCGGTCGAGCACGCAGACCGTGACGTCCTCGACGTCGAGGCCCTTGGCCTTGGCGACGATGCGGATGTTCTCGGCGGCGGGGAGGCGGATGTCGACCTTGTCGGCGGCCTCGGGGCCGGCGATGAGCTTCTCCATGTAGAAGACCGCGGAGGGGTCGTACATCGAGCCGCGCGGTGCGACGGCCATGACCGAGATGGCGTTGGGCAGGCTCTTGGCCGTGAGGGTGGTGCCGTCGATCGGGTCGACGGCGACGTCGCACTCGGGGCCGGTTCCGTCGCCGACGTGCTCGCCGTTGTAGAGCATGGGCGCGTCGTCCTTCTCGCCCTCGCCGATCACGACGACGCCGTCCATCGCGACGGTGTTGATCATCGACCGCATCGCGTTGACCGCGACGCCGTCGGCGCCGTTCTTGTCGCCCCGCCCGACCCAGCGGCCGGCGGCCATGGCCCCGGCTTCGGTCACCCGGACGAGGTCCAGGGCGAGGTTGCGGTCGGGGGCGGCCTCAGCGGGCTTCAGTCGGTCCACGCGGTCATCCTATCGGGCACGAAGGCTAGGCTGGCCAGCGCGACCGAACGGTTCTTCCCGGCACGACAGGAGCACGATGAGCGGGTACTCGCGCGGCAATCCGGCGATGGGCGACGTGGTGCGCTCGGTCCTCGTGCTCGGTGCCATCGTGGTGGGCCTGTTCCTGTTCGGCCGGCTCTTCACCGAGACGCCCGACAACCCCACCTCCGAGGTCGACTGGCGCGGTGCCGCGTCGGGCGTGGAGGTGCGCGCCGGATTCGTGCCCCTCGTTCCCACCGAGCTGCCCGAGCGCTGGCGCGCCACACGGGCCGAGCTGATCGACGACCGCTGGCAGCTGAACGTGGTCACCGACGAGGGCGACTACGTGGGCCTGACGCAGCGGATCGGCGAGGCCGACGACCTGCCGAACCTCGTGGAGGACCGCGCGGCCGGCAGCACGCCCGACGGCGAGCAGAAGATCGCGGGCACGACGTGGCAGGTGTTCTCCGGACCCGACGACGCCGTCACCTTCGGCGCGGTCGTGGGCACCGATCTCGTGGTGGTCACCAGCGGCGCCGAGCGCCCCGTGGTGGAGGACTACGTGGCCTCGCTGGAGCCCTTCGCGTCCTGACCCGGGTCGATCCGGGCCCGCGCGCCGTCGAGCCAGCGCTGGCACGCCTCGGCGAGCGCCTCGCCGCGCTCCCACAGCGCCAGCGACTCCTCGAGCGTCGTACCTCCGGTCTCGAGACGCTGGACGATCGAGACCAGCTCGTCGCGGGCCTGCTCGTAGGAGAGCTCGGCCGGGTCGGTGGGCGTGGGTTCACTCATGCGGGTGCTCCTGCAGGTCGGTGACGCGGACGGTGGCGTGACCGTCGGTGAGGTGGAGGACGAGGTCGTCGCCGGCGGCGAGCGTCTCGACGGACGTGACGGCCCGGCCCGACGGGTCGAGGGCGACGGCGTAGCCGCGCTGCATCGTGGCCAGGGGCGAGAGGGCGCGAACGCGGGCCAGGTGGTGGCCGACCTCGTCGTGGGCCCGGTTCAGCCGGGCGCGCATCGCCAGCCGGGCGCGCTCGCGCTGCGCGGAGACCACGTCCTGCTGCGTGTCGACGAAGGCCGCGGGGGAGCGGAGCACGGGTCGGCTGCGCAG from Aeromicrobium phoceense encodes:
- the glpX gene encoding class II fructose-bisphosphatase; the encoded protein is MDRLKPAEAAPDRNLALDLVRVTEAGAMAAGRWVGRGDKNGADGVAVNAMRSMINTVAMDGVVVIGEGEKDDAPMLYNGEHVGDGTGPECDVAVDPIDGTTLTAKSLPNAISVMAVAPRGSMYDPSAVFYMEKLIAGPEAADKVDIRLPAAENIRIVAKAKGLDVEDVTVCVLDRPRHDALVHEIRETGARIKFIADGDIAGGITAARPDSGVDLLLGIGGTPEGIITAVAMKCLGGVIQGRLTPVDDEERQRAIDAGHDLDRILSTEDLVTADDCFFVATGITTGNLMRGVRYGAGSATTESIVMRSRSGTIRTIRSEHRLQKLMAFSSIDYEH
- a CDS encoding DUF4245 domain-containing protein; the encoded protein is MSGYSRGNPAMGDVVRSVLVLGAIVVGLFLFGRLFTETPDNPTSEVDWRGAASGVEVRAGFVPLVPTELPERWRATRAELIDDRWQLNVVTDEGDYVGLTQRIGEADDLPNLVEDRAAGSTPDGEQKIAGTTWQVFSGPDDAVTFGAVVGTDLVVVTSGAERPVVEDYVASLEPFAS
- a CDS encoding exodeoxyribonuclease VII small subunit — protein: MSEPTPTDPAELSYEQARDELVSIVQRLETGGTTLEESLALWERGEALAEACQRWLDGARARIDPGQDAKGSSEAT